Proteins from one Rhinopithecus roxellana isolate Shanxi Qingling chromosome 20, ASM756505v1, whole genome shotgun sequence genomic window:
- the LOC104672307 gene encoding LOW QUALITY PROTEIN: putative olfactory receptor 1F2 (The sequence of the model RefSeq protein was modified relative to this genomic sequence to represent the inferred CDS: inserted 1 base in 1 codon) encodes MSRTNQSSVSEFLLLGISRQPQQQHLLFVLFLSMYLATVWGNLLIILAVSTDSRLHTPMYFFLSNLSFVDVCFFTTVPKMLANHILGTQTISLSSCLTQMCFFGMIADMNNFLLAVMAYDCFVAVCHPLHYTAKMTYQLCALLVTGSRVVTNLNALLHTLLMARLSFCADNTIPHILCDVTPLLELSCSDTHLNEVMILTETAVVMITPFLCILASHMYIACAILRXPSMKGRWKAFSTCGSHLAVVLLFCGTIISLYFSPSSSHSTQRDIAAAVMFTVVTAMMNPFIYSLRNKDIKGALVKVIALKLFSV; translated from the exons ATGAGCAGGACAAACCAGTCAAGCGTCTCTGAGTTCCTCCTCCTGGGAATCTCCAGGCAGCCCCAGCAGCAGCATCTCCTCTTCGTGCTTTTCCTGAGCATGTACCTGGCCACCGTCTGGGGGAACCTGCTCATCATCCTGGCCGTCAGCACGGACTCCCGCCTGCATACCCCTATGTACTTCTTCCTCAGCAACCTGTCCTTTGTGGACGTCTGCTTCTTCACCACTGTCCCCAAGATGCTGGCCAATCATATACTTGGGACTCAGACCATCTCCCTCTCTAGCTGTCTCACGCAGATGTGTTTTTTCGGTATGATTGCTGACATGAACAATTTCCTCCTGGCTGTGATGGCCTATGACTGCTTTGTCGCTGTGTGCCACCCCTTACATTACACAGCAAAGATGACCTATCAGCTCTGTGCCCTGCTGGTCACTGGATCACGGGTAGTTACCAACTTGAATGCTCTGCTGCACACACTGCTGATGGCTCGACTCTCATTCTGTGCAGACAACACCATCCCCCACATCTTGTGTGATGTGACTCCCCTCCTGGAACTCTCCTGTTCAGACACACACCTCAATGAGGTGATGATTCTTACTGAGACTGCCGTAGTCATGATCACCCCATTTCTTTGCATCCTGGCTTCCCATATGTACATCGCCTGTGCCATCTTGA GTCCTTCTATGAAGGGAAGATGGAAAGCCTTCTCCACCTGTGGCTCCCACCTGGCTGTGGTTCTTCTCTTCTGTGGTACCATCATATCTCTGTATTTCAGCCCTTCATCCTCCCACTCAACTCAGAGAGATATAGCGGCTGCTGTGATGTTCACAGTGGTGACTGCCATGATGAATCCTTTTATCTACAGCCTGAGGAACAAGGACATAAAAGGGGCTCTTGTAAAAGTGATTgctctgaaattattttctgtttaa